The genomic interval GCTGGGAAGAGCAGCTGGATTTTGCGGTGCCCATGGCTTCTTTGGGAGACCTGGGGCCCATAAAAAAATATTTGGATAGGAGCCTTGAATTAGAAAGCAGGCAGGTAGCGGATAGTTCGGGGCAAAAAATAAATAAGGCTTTAGCCCAAAATTATTTACCTGTCATATGCCCTAATAGTTTTAGCCCCCTTATTGATACCGGCAAAATATTGTTTATACAGGGTTTGCTGGACGGAAGAACCCCAGTTGCAGAAGTCTGTAAGTTCAGGAGCCAATGGCCTGGAACTAAAATAGCCTGGTATCCCTGTGACCATTTGACCTTTATTTTATTTAACTGGCTTACGGTAAGAATTGCTGCCAGGTTTATATATGGCTTGAAATAGATAAACAAGATAGCCAAAATAATATTGCTAACCGCCTAGTTATGATATTATAATAGCTGGTATTTAGTATCAGGCATATTGAAAACGGTAGAAATATGGGCAAAACAAAATTATTTTTTCTTCTGGCAGTACTTACTTTAATATTAGTTTTTTCAGTGGCAGTAGTATGCGGCCAATGCGGACAGCAAGTAAGCGATGAAGATAAAATAGATGTTGAAAGGACAGAACCGGGGAACAATGGGGAACCCCTGCCCTTTGAGCCTGAGCAGCCTGACCAGCCGGAAGGCGGCGACCAAGCCCCTACAGTTAACCTTACAGTGGTCATGGGTCCTAATCTTTCAGAGGCTGATAACGTTTGCTTTTACCGGGTACAGGCTGAAACTACAGGCTTGCCTGAACCAAAAATAGAATGGAGTAAGGATGACAGTAAGGGAGCCTGGGGAAAAGATACAGCCCAGGTAAACTTAACTGAAGGCCAATCCTATACTTTGACCTGCACTGTCACCAACACAGAAGGTACTGCCCAGGCTTCCATTACCTTGGAATGGGGTTGTGATTAATAGTAAGCTAGAAAAGAAGTTAGCTATAGATTAGGGGCTCTGCGCCTATTACCTGAAATCATTTAAGGTGTCCATTACCTGCTTGTCAGTTATCTGGTAAAACTCATCATAATAATCCCCTACCGCCCCCAGGTAATTATAATCACTGGGTATTTCCAGGGCAATTACCTCGTCTGCTTCTTTTTTTAAGGTTTCCGCTGTACTTCGGGGGGTTATGGGTATGGCCACTACGATTTTTTTTGGTTTTAATTCTTTTAGCTCCAGTATGGCAGCCCTCATGGTAAGTCCGGTGGCGATGCCGTCATCAACAATTATGGCTATTTTAGATTTAGGGTTCAGGGTAGGCCTGCTGTTAAGATATATCTGCCGCCTTCTTTTAGCTTCCTGTTTTTGATCCTCGATCTCTTGTTTTAGCCATTGTTTGTCAACCTGGCTCAGTTCCTGCTGATTGCCAACCATCTGCCCCTTCTCGCTAATGGCAGCTATGGCATATTCCTGCTGCAGTGGGTGGCCAATCTTTCTGGTTATAACCAGCTCCAGGGGCGCGCTTAACTGCCGGGCAATCTCTGCCCCCAGTATTACTCCTCCCCGGGGCAGGGCGTATATTACTGCATCATCCCCCTTGTATTTCAGGAGCCTTTCTGCCAGAAGCTTTCCAGCCTGTTTTCGGTTAGCAAACCTCAAATTTTCCCCCTTATGTTATCCTTATATTATAATTAATAAATGAACTAAACTAAAGAGCATAAACAATTAAATAAATTATGGCACATTCATGGGACCTAGATTACAAACAGGCCAGGCAGCTGCAGCAGCGTTTAGCCTTAAAAGTTATAGATAAGGATTGTTTTGGGCCGGTTCAAACTGTAGCCGGAATCGATGTAAAATGCCTGCCCGGCTCCCGGGTTAGGGGAGCAGTATTGATTTTTTCCTGGCCCCGGCTTCAACTGATAGAAGCCAGGACAGTGGTTATAAAAACCAGTTTCCCCTACATACCGGGGTTGCTTAGTTTCAGGGAAGGCCCGGTGTGCCTTCAGTGCTTTGAACTGCTTGATCACAGGCCTGACCTCTTATTTTTTGATGGTAACGGGCTGATGCATCCCCGGGGCCTGGGGCTGGCTTCACATCTGGGCTTGCTGCTGGACCTGCCGGCAATAGGAGTGGCTAAAACCAAACTGCTGGGCCAGTATAACATGCCCGGGCAACAAAAGGGCAGCTATAGCCAAGTGGAATACCGGGGTAAAGTGGTGGGGGCTGCAGTAAGAACCAGGGAAAAAGTTAAACCGGTATTTGTATCTGCAGGGCACAATATTAGCCTCAATACTGCCATTAAGTTTACCTTGGCAGCAAGTAAGTACAGGATTTGCGAGCCTACCAGGCAGGCTCATAACTGGCTGGCCAAATATGCTGAACCAGAAAAATGGTAAAAAGTTTCTTATTTTTATCTTTAGCAGGTATAATAATCATAAAACTTTTATTATGCTAAAATAGTATGATATTAAATAAGCCAGAATCTTTAATATGGAACTAAATCCAATACCCCTTCAGGGCAACTGGGAAAAAGGGTGGGCCCTGGACTTAAACACAATCTGTAAAGACGCCAAAGAAAATGATTTACTGATAGTGAACCGTACAGATATAGGAGAGCACCTTTACCGGCTGAAGTATTTTGGCGGTACCAAGGAAGTGAAGATCATTGGAGATGCGGCAGTAGAATTTATCCAAAGCAATTTTAAAGATTTGGATCTAGCGGTAATCATACCGGTCCCTCCCTCCGACCTGGAACGTAAATTTCAACCTGTTTTTTTGCTGGCCCAATATATTGGGAAAAAATTAAGGCTGCCGGTTGATTTTGATTACCTGGATAAAATACAGGACACTCCCCAATTGATACATATAAAG from Actinomycetota bacterium carries:
- a CDS encoding phosphoribosyltransferase family protein; this encodes MRFANRKQAGKLLAERLLKYKGDDAVIYALPRGGVILGAEIARQLSAPLELVITRKIGHPLQQEYAIAAISEKGQMVGNQQELSQVDKQWLKQEIEDQKQEAKRRRQIYLNSRPTLNPKSKIAIIVDDGIATGLTMRAAILELKELKPKKIVVAIPITPRSTAETLKKEADEVIALEIPSDYNYLGAVGDYYDEFYQITDKQVMDTLNDFR
- the nfi gene encoding deoxyribonuclease V (cleaves DNA at apurinic or apyrimidinic sites), whose translation is MAHSWDLDYKQARQLQQRLALKVIDKDCFGPVQTVAGIDVKCLPGSRVRGAVLIFSWPRLQLIEARTVVIKTSFPYIPGLLSFREGPVCLQCFELLDHRPDLLFFDGNGLMHPRGLGLASHLGLLLDLPAIGVAKTKLLGQYNMPGQQKGSYSQVEYRGKVVGAAVRTREKVKPVFVSAGHNISLNTAIKFTLAASKYRICEPTRQAHNWLAKYAEPEKW
- a CDS encoding ComF family protein, producing MELNPIPLQGNWEKGWALDLNTICKDAKENDLLIVNRTDIGEHLYRLKYFGGTKEVKIIGDAAVEFIQSNFKDLDLAVIIPVPPSDLERKFQPVFLLAQYIGKKLRLPVDFDYLDKIQDTPQLIHIKEADKRKEILKNIFRVKDDRYLGKNILLFDDLYSSGETLKAITAALASEGNAAGIYVLTVTKTRVKRK